From Paraflavitalea devenefica, the proteins below share one genomic window:
- a CDS encoding L-ribulose-5-phosphate 4-epimerase, with translation MSAYKHIREEAYEANMQLPALGLVLFTFGNVSAVDRNAGVFAIKPSGVPYASLSPDNMVIVDFDAKVVEGTMRPSSDTKTHAVLYKHWDKIGGIVHTHSTYATAWAQSQRDIPIFGTTHADHNTVDIPCAPPMDDAMIKGDYEHETGFQIINCLQSKGLSYEEVEMVLVGNHAPFTWGKTAAKAVYNSAVLENVAQMALLTEQINPQAPRLKEALIRKHFERKHGPDSYYGQS, from the coding sequence ATGAGTGCATATAAACATATTCGTGAGGAAGCGTATGAGGCTAATATGCAGTTGCCGGCCCTGGGCCTGGTGCTGTTCACGTTTGGTAATGTAAGTGCGGTAGACCGTAACGCCGGCGTATTTGCCATTAAGCCAAGCGGTGTTCCCTATGCTTCCCTTTCCCCGGATAATATGGTGATCGTTGATTTTGATGCCAAAGTGGTAGAAGGAACCATGCGTCCTTCATCCGACACAAAAACACATGCCGTATTGTATAAACACTGGGATAAGATCGGCGGCATTGTACATACCCATTCCACCTATGCCACTGCCTGGGCCCAATCCCAGCGTGATATACCTATTTTCGGTACTACCCATGCCGATCATAATACCGTGGATATTCCCTGTGCGCCTCCTATGGACGATGCGATGATCAAAGGCGATTATGAACATGAGACCGGTTTCCAGATCATCAATTGCCTGCAATCAAAAGGATTGAGCTATGAAGAGGTGGAGATGGTGCTGGTAGGTAATCATGCTCCTTTCACCTGGGGCAAAACGGCCGCCAAAGCGGTCTATAACAGCGCCGTACTGGAAAACGTTGCCCAGATGGCCCTGCTCACAGAGCAGATCAATCCCCAGGCGCCGCGGCTGAAGGAGGCGTTGATCAGGAAGCATTTTGAAAGGAAACATGGACCCGATTCATACTACGGACAATCGTGA
- a CDS encoding ribulokinase: MKSEQYVIGVDYGTDSVRSIIVDAANGKEIAAAVFPYPRWKEGLYCKAAANQFRQHPLDYVEGLEQSIKSCLHLAGAAVASKVKAISIDTTGSTPVAVDESGTPLALLPGFEQNPNAMFVLWKDHTSVKEAAEINAHAERFDVNYLQYVGGIYSSEWFWAKLLHVLRADEQVRKACYSWVEHCDWIPFLLTGGRRATDIRRGVCSAGHKSLWAAEFGGLPPDEFFTSLDPLLKGFTTRLFKDTYTADKPAGRLSAEWAERLGLATDVVIGVGAFDAHMGAVGGQIEPYHLSKVMGTSTCDMLVAPKADMEGKLVKGICGQVDGSVIPGMIGLEAGQSAFGDAYAWFRNMLAWPVQQLLSQSAIIDKDTAAKVAEETLAKIIPTLSQQAEQLPFDDHSELAVDWFNGRRTPDANQLLKGAITNLGLGSDAPRVFRAVVEATCFGAKSIVDRFNQEGVPVKGLIGLGGVARKSPFIMQMMADVMNMPIRIHRSEQTCAAGAAMFAATAAGIYPKVEAAMAAMGQGFDAEYYPDQQKVALYAKRYQQYHSLGNFIEDHI; the protein is encoded by the coding sequence ATGAAAAGTGAACAATATGTTATAGGAGTTGATTACGGAACAGATTCTGTACGCTCCATTATAGTAGATGCTGCCAACGGAAAAGAGATTGCTGCTGCCGTATTTCCCTATCCCCGCTGGAAAGAGGGGCTGTATTGCAAGGCTGCGGCCAATCAATTCCGCCAGCACCCGCTCGATTATGTGGAAGGCCTGGAGCAGAGCATTAAGAGTTGCCTGCATCTGGCCGGCGCTGCTGTAGCCTCGAAGGTAAAAGCCATTTCCATTGATACCACCGGTTCCACGCCGGTAGCGGTAGATGAGAGCGGTACCCCCCTGGCCCTGCTGCCGGGTTTTGAACAGAATCCCAATGCCATGTTTGTGCTGTGGAAAGATCATACGTCGGTAAAAGAAGCGGCGGAGATCAATGCCCATGCAGAACGTTTTGACGTCAACTACCTGCAGTATGTAGGAGGCATTTATTCGTCAGAATGGTTCTGGGCAAAGCTGCTGCATGTGCTGCGGGCCGATGAACAGGTGCGTAAAGCCTGTTATTCCTGGGTAGAGCATTGCGACTGGATCCCTTTCCTGCTTACCGGTGGCCGCCGGGCTACGGACATCCGCCGGGGCGTATGTTCAGCCGGCCATAAATCATTGTGGGCTGCCGAATTCGGAGGCCTGCCGCCGGATGAATTCTTTACCTCCCTCGATCCGCTGCTAAAAGGATTTACTACCCGCCTTTTTAAAGATACCTATACCGCCGATAAACCTGCCGGCAGGCTCTCTGCCGAATGGGCTGAACGCCTGGGCCTTGCTACCGATGTGGTGATAGGCGTAGGTGCTTTTGATGCGCACATGGGCGCTGTGGGCGGACAGATAGAACCTTACCACCTCAGCAAGGTGATGGGTACTTCTACCTGCGATATGCTGGTAGCCCCCAAAGCCGATATGGAAGGTAAGCTGGTAAAAGGTATTTGCGGACAGGTAGATGGTTCCGTGATCCCCGGCATGATTGGCCTGGAAGCCGGACAGTCGGCTTTTGGTGATGCCTATGCCTGGTTCAGGAATATGCTGGCCTGGCCTGTACAACAATTGCTTTCCCAATCAGCTATCATAGATAAGGATACTGCTGCGAAGGTGGCAGAAGAAACACTGGCAAAGATCATCCCCACCCTGAGTCAGCAGGCGGAGCAACTGCCTTTTGATGACCATAGCGAGCTGGCAGTAGATTGGTTCAATGGCCGCCGTACACCGGATGCCAACCAGTTATTAAAAGGCGCCATCACCAACCTGGGGCTGGGCAGCGATGCGCCCCGCGTATTCAGGGCTGTAGTGGAAGCTACCTGCTTTGGCGCTAAAAGTATTGTAGACCGTTTCAATCAGGAGGGAGTACCGGTAAAAGGGTTGATTGGCCTGGGCGGTGTAGCGCGTAAGTCGCCCTTCATCATGCAAATGATGGCCGATGTCATGAATATGCCTATCCGCATTCACCGTTCTGAGCAAACCTGTGCTGCCGGTGCCGCCATGTTTGCCGCCACTGCTGCCGGTATTTATCCGAAAGTAGAAGCGGCGATGGCGGCTATGGGACAGGGATTTGATGCAGAATACTATCCCGACCAGCAAAAGGTAGCGCTCTATGCGAAGCGTTACCAACAGTACCATTCGCTGGGCAATTTTATAGAAGATCATATTTAG
- a CDS encoding DUF3823 domain-containing protein, with amino-acid sequence MKIKAFFYITSAAIIMLTACKKDNYAPPSSLLTGKVVYQGQPVGVRSNGVQLELWQRGYQLFTKIPVYIDQDGSFSASLFDGKYKLVRLKGNGPWADNTDSIDVTVSGNTVIDVPVDPYFIIKNEAFQKNGSNIDATFTVQAVNTSKSLEAVRLYLGLTTITDQSNNAANASKAAAAIDITQPVTLSAAIPAAATTKGYVFVRLGVKTAGVQELYYTAPQKVSLK; translated from the coding sequence ATGAAAATAAAAGCATTCTTCTATATAACATCGGCGGCCATCATTATGCTGACTGCCTGCAAAAAAGACAACTATGCACCGCCTTCTTCCCTGCTCACCGGAAAAGTGGTTTACCAGGGGCAACCAGTAGGCGTACGCTCCAATGGTGTTCAACTGGAACTATGGCAGCGCGGTTACCAGTTGTTTACCAAAATACCGGTGTACATAGACCAGGACGGTTCCTTTTCAGCTTCGCTCTTCGACGGCAAGTATAAGCTGGTACGCTTAAAAGGTAATGGCCCCTGGGCTGATAATACAGACTCTATAGATGTAACAGTAAGCGGCAATACAGTAATAGATGTACCCGTAGATCCTTATTTCATCATTAAAAATGAGGCCTTTCAAAAGAATGGCAGCAACATAGATGCTACATTTACTGTACAGGCTGTTAATACCAGCAAATCACTGGAAGCGGTAAGGTTGTACCTTGGTCTGACGACGATCACCGATCAGAGCAACAACGCCGCCAATGCTTCGAAAGCCGCGGCCGCTATAGACATCACCCAGCCGGTAACGCTGAGCGCCGCCATACCCGCTGCAGCCACCACCAAGGGTTATGTTTTTGTAAGGCTGGGGGTAAAAACGGCAGGTGTGCAGGAACTGTATTATACAGCGCCTCAAAAGGTTTCACTGAAATAA
- a CDS encoding SusC/RagA family TonB-linked outer membrane protein — translation MSITTLRLWERGRSVSLLIAFLLFASLAAMARDPLKGTILDKNGNPIISATINVKGKKISTTSGPDGSFTIEAAPGDVLEITSVGFKTQTHTISADQVIRIVLTESASSLEDVVVVGYGTSKKRVLTGAVSEIKSADLVRTPAVAATAALVGKLPGITFRATDARPGNGTNIQIRNLGNPLYVIDGVPYSNNDGTTAFGFNTGVSGTNIFNQIGMEDIESISILKDGAAAIYGLRAANGVVLVTTKKGKKNESTSINISGYYGLQNFTRFPQPGNAGQYVRGLLEAEQNAGNDPNKLYTPQELAKWETGTEKGYKSYDYMDIVTRPNVPQYYLNASASGGSAKSNYYFSIGHLNQDAILRDFNFKRTNMQANLNASIAKGLQIGTQIRGRIESRHNVGVPGLDDYFNPLLSISSMWPIEPPYANDNPNYINQGHSVNINPATYKNNVTGYIDEVFRSMDVNLSAQYDFKFGLTAKALFSYGYTNEDFDGFEFTYNAYTYNPSTDVYELRTGNQNPWRERHKRNIWSRFGQFQLNYAKQLGDHSITALAAYERSDMENSYLALHSIPPNNYIPTMFFANQDYLGDEWSTEARAGYTGRISYNYQQKYILDAFLRYEGSYLYIKDKRWGLFPGFAVGWRISEESFLKNKLPFLNELKLRGSYGETGSEVGISAFGYLGGYNFSQGSAVLDGTYVIGLRPRGLPITNLSWVNNQSTNIGIDFIMFDNTFSGSFDIWQRKRTGLPAGRYDVLLPSEVGYSLPNENLTSEANLGIDGMLTYSKKSREIDWSVSVNGTLARRKDLHFYKPRFGNSWDLYRNAWEERWGNINWGYQVIGRFQSQEEIDNYTINNDGQGNRSQLPGDFKFKDVNGDGVINGMDERPIGYAEGAQPYLSFGFNGKIAYKGFSLAVDFAGSSMQSFFRNWELRNPFQNNGNSPEYMLTDRWHREDPYDPNSKWIAGTYPALRKDYNHVNFSRKNDFWLTNVRYIRLKNMELAYTFNPKLTKRFGVSNLRVYVNGTNLFSFDNVREFEIDPEISSSNGLVYPQQKLVNFGFNVSFN, via the coding sequence ATGAGCATCACTACCTTACGATTGTGGGAGCGAGGACGGTCCGTCTCACTCCTCATTGCCTTTCTGTTGTTTGCCTCCCTCGCTGCCATGGCCCGGGATCCCCTGAAGGGAACCATCCTTGATAAAAATGGTAACCCCATTATTTCCGCCACCATCAATGTGAAAGGGAAAAAGATCAGTACCACTTCCGGCCCCGATGGCAGTTTTACCATTGAAGCGGCACCCGGCGATGTACTGGAGATCACGAGTGTTGGTTTTAAAACCCAGACACATACCATCAGTGCAGACCAGGTCATTCGCATTGTGCTGACGGAAAGCGCCAGCTCGCTCGAAGATGTGGTCGTGGTGGGCTATGGCACTTCGAAAAAAAGAGTGCTCACCGGTGCGGTCAGTGAGATCAAATCGGCCGACCTCGTGCGCACACCCGCAGTGGCCGCTACGGCCGCCCTGGTAGGCAAGTTGCCCGGTATCACTTTCCGCGCCACCGATGCCCGCCCCGGTAATGGCACCAATATTCAGATCAGGAACCTGGGCAATCCCCTGTACGTCATTGACGGCGTGCCCTACAGCAACAACGATGGTACTACTGCTTTTGGCTTTAATACCGGCGTATCGGGCACCAATATTTTTAACCAGATCGGTATGGAAGATATTGAAAGCATCTCCATCCTGAAAGATGGCGCTGCTGCCATTTATGGTTTACGGGCGGCCAATGGCGTCGTACTCGTGACTACCAAAAAGGGTAAGAAAAATGAAAGCACCAGCATCAATATCAGCGGTTATTATGGATTGCAGAATTTTACCCGCTTCCCCCAACCGGGTAATGCCGGCCAGTATGTACGGGGCCTGCTGGAAGCGGAACAAAATGCCGGTAATGATCCCAACAAACTCTATACTCCGCAGGAACTGGCCAAATGGGAAACTGGTACAGAAAAAGGGTACAAAAGTTATGATTACATGGATATCGTAACCCGTCCCAACGTACCACAATATTACCTCAATGCCAGCGCTTCCGGCGGCTCGGCCAAATCGAATTACTATTTCTCCATCGGCCACCTCAACCAGGATGCCATCCTGCGGGACTTCAACTTCAAACGCACCAATATGCAGGCCAACCTCAATGCCAGCATTGCCAAAGGTCTGCAGATAGGCACCCAGATCCGTGGCCGCATTGAATCCCGCCACAACGTGGGAGTACCCGGCCTGGATGACTACTTCAATCCGCTGCTCAGTATCTCCAGTATGTGGCCCATTGAACCGCCTTATGCCAATGACAACCCTAATTACATTAACCAGGGTCACAGCGTAAACATCAACCCCGCCACCTATAAAAATAACGTGACCGGCTATATTGATGAGGTATTCCGTTCGATGGATGTGAACCTTTCGGCACAGTACGATTTCAAGTTTGGGTTAACGGCCAAAGCTTTATTTTCCTATGGTTATACCAATGAAGATTTTGATGGATTTGAGTTTACCTACAATGCTTATACGTACAACCCGTCTACCGATGTATACGAATTAAGGACCGGCAACCAGAATCCCTGGCGCGAAAGACACAAACGCAATATCTGGTCCCGGTTTGGACAGTTCCAATTGAACTATGCCAAACAATTGGGTGATCACAGCATTACGGCCCTGGCCGCCTATGAAAGATCGGATATGGAAAACTCCTATCTCGCACTCCACTCCATTCCGCCGAATAACTATATCCCCACCATGTTCTTTGCCAACCAGGATTATCTCGGCGACGAATGGAGCACAGAAGCAAGGGCAGGTTATACCGGCAGGATCAGTTACAACTACCAGCAGAAATACATCCTCGATGCCTTCCTGCGCTATGAAGGTTCCTATCTCTATATCAAGGACAAACGCTGGGGCTTGTTTCCCGGGTTCGCCGTAGGCTGGCGCATCTCGGAAGAGTCCTTCCTCAAGAACAAACTGCCTTTCCTGAATGAACTGAAGCTCAGGGGCTCCTATGGTGAAACAGGCAGTGAAGTAGGCATCAGCGCCTTTGGTTACCTCGGTGGTTATAACTTTTCACAAGGCAGTGCCGTATTGGATGGCACCTATGTCATCGGCCTGCGGCCAAGAGGGTTGCCTATTACCAATCTTTCCTGGGTTAATAACCAGTCTACCAATATCGGTATCGACTTTATCATGTTCGACAACACCTTCTCCGGCTCATTTGATATATGGCAACGTAAACGCACAGGCCTGCCGGCCGGCCGCTACGATGTATTACTGCCCAGTGAAGTAGGTTATTCACTGCCCAATGAAAACCTCACTTCTGAAGCTAACCTTGGTATAGATGGTATGCTGACGTACAGCAAAAAGTCACGTGAAATAGATTGGTCTGTTTCCGTGAACGGCACCCTGGCACGCCGGAAAGACCTGCATTTCTATAAACCCCGCTTCGGCAATTCCTGGGACCTGTACCGCAACGCCTGGGAAGAACGCTGGGGCAATATCAACTGGGGATACCAGGTAATAGGCCGCTTCCAAAGCCAGGAAGAGATAGACAACTATACCATCAACAACGATGGCCAGGGCAACCGCTCCCAATTGCCTGGCGACTTTAAGTTCAAAGATGTGAACGGCGACGGTGTCATTAATGGCATGGATGAAAGGCCCATCGGCTATGCCGAAGGCGCGCAACCTTACCTCAGCTTCGGCTTTAATGGCAAGATCGCTTATAAAGGCTTCAGTCTCGCTGTTGATTTCGCAGGCTCTTCCATGCAAAGCTTTTTCAGGAACTGGGAACTCAGGAATCCTTTCCAGAATAATGGTAACTCACCGGAATATATGCTCACCGACCGCTGGCATCGGGAAGACCCCTATGATCCCAACAGTAAGTGGATAGCCGGCACTTATCCTGCCCTGCGCAAAGACTACAACCATGTAAACTTCTCACGCAAGAATGATTTCTGGCTTACCAATGTACGTTATATCCGGCTCAAGAATATGGAACTGGCTTACACCTTCAATCCAAAACTCACCAAACGGTTTGGTGTATCCAACCTCAGGGTATATGTAAACGGTACGAATCTCTTCTCCTTCGACAACGTGCGGGAGTTTGAGATAGACCCCGAGATCAGTTCCTCCAATGGCCTTGTATATCCTCAGCAGAAGCTGGTAAACTTTGGTTTTAATGTATCATTCAACTAA
- a CDS encoding RagB/SusD family nutrient uptake outer membrane protein — protein MKTIYNILIISSLLTLMAGCRKDWLERTPQTIILEEQVWNDPKMILGLLANYYDRLPTDMGVDGNWRNMADYDDAMWSGYTGEDGRNNIISYAYSRWFFWDYGLIRDINLALESIDKYSTKLTDVQKKQFAAELRFVRANVYFELVKRMGGVPLITKQLIYDFSGDPTPLQFPRAKEAEVYDFIASEMDAIKEDLQNIANGTPSNTRANKYTALALKSRAMLYAGSIAKYNNLMASPITLPGGEVGIPAEKANEYFTKALEASKEIITSGAFALYKVNTGNLGENFYEAVVKKIGNKEAIFVRDFLSAKNKRHGFSYDNIPLGIREDNLSSSCITPSLNLVESYEYLDGSNGALKTRLPDNSDFIYYDNLQDIFANKDARLYGTVIYPGSTFKGLPVQIQAGVMKWNGAAYQTIEGSQLGAIYGGTAYPDGDGKLLVGSSGPHRSIQEVTNSGFYMRKFLDAGAGTSTRGILSDIWWVRFRLAEIYLNAAEAAFELNQKADAATWISALRERAGFGANSVTDATLTMDRIRNERRVELAFEDHRVWDLKRWRIADQVWNGQTGNPDNVVYALYPYRIIRPGDAARDGKYVFVKMVAPRFKAPRFFQMGNYYSAIDQGVLNNNPKLVRNPFH, from the coding sequence ATGAAAACAATATATAACATCCTTATTATAAGCAGCCTGCTCACCCTGATGGCCGGGTGCAGAAAAGACTGGCTGGAAAGAACGCCGCAGACCATTATTCTTGAAGAGCAGGTATGGAATGACCCCAAAATGATCCTGGGCCTGCTGGCCAACTATTATGACCGCCTGCCCACTGATATGGGCGTAGATGGCAACTGGCGTAATATGGCCGATTATGATGACGCCATGTGGAGTGGTTATACCGGTGAAGACGGCCGGAACAATATTATCTCTTATGCCTATTCACGCTGGTTTTTCTGGGATTATGGTCTTATCCGCGACATTAACCTGGCGCTGGAAAGCATCGATAAATACAGCACTAAGCTCACTGATGTGCAGAAAAAGCAATTCGCTGCTGAGTTGCGGTTCGTAAGGGCCAATGTATATTTTGAGCTGGTAAAAAGAATGGGTGGCGTACCCCTGATAACCAAGCAGCTCATTTATGATTTCAGTGGCGATCCTACTCCGCTGCAATTCCCACGGGCCAAAGAAGCAGAAGTATATGATTTCATCGCCAGTGAAATGGATGCTATTAAAGAAGACCTGCAGAATATTGCCAACGGCACCCCCAGCAATACCCGCGCCAACAAATACACGGCGCTGGCGCTCAAAAGCAGGGCCATGCTGTATGCCGGCTCCATTGCCAAGTACAACAACCTCATGGCTTCTCCCATCACCCTGCCTGGCGGCGAAGTAGGCATTCCTGCCGAAAAGGCCAATGAGTACTTTACCAAAGCGCTCGAAGCTTCCAAAGAGATCATCACCAGCGGTGCGTTTGCTTTGTACAAAGTCAATACCGGCAACCTGGGCGAGAACTTCTATGAAGCAGTAGTGAAGAAGATCGGCAACAAAGAAGCCATCTTTGTGCGTGACTTCCTGTCGGCCAAGAACAAAAGACATGGCTTCTCTTATGATAATATTCCGCTTGGTATCCGGGAAGACAACCTTTCTTCTTCCTGCATTACCCCATCCCTCAACCTGGTGGAAAGCTATGAGTACCTCGATGGTTCCAATGGCGCCCTGAAGACCCGCCTGCCGGATAATAGTGATTTCATTTATTATGACAACCTGCAGGACATCTTCGCCAACAAAGACGCTCGCCTGTACGGTACTGTTATTTATCCCGGCAGCACTTTTAAAGGTCTGCCTGTGCAGATACAGGCCGGTGTGATGAAATGGAATGGCGCTGCTTATCAAACTATTGAAGGCAGCCAACTCGGCGCTATATATGGAGGCACGGCTTACCCGGATGGCGATGGGAAATTATTGGTGGGTAGTTCCGGTCCGCACCGGTCAATCCAGGAAGTGACCAACAGTGGCTTTTATATGCGTAAGTTCCTGGATGCAGGCGCTGGCACCAGCACCCGCGGTATCCTCAGCGATATATGGTGGGTACGGTTCAGGCTGGCTGAAATATACCTGAATGCGGCAGAAGCTGCTTTTGAATTGAACCAGAAAGCGGATGCAGCCACCTGGATCAGCGCCCTGCGGGAAAGGGCCGGCTTTGGCGCCAATAGTGTTACCGATGCCACGCTCACCATGGACAGGATCAGGAATGAACGGCGCGTGGAACTGGCTTTCGAAGATCACCGCGTATGGGACCTCAAACGCTGGCGCATTGCCGACCAGGTATGGAACGGACAAACCGGTAATCCGGACAATGTAGTATATGCTTTGTATCCTTACCGCATCATCCGCCCCGGTGATGCAGCCCGCGATGGTAAATACGTTTTTGTAAAAATGGTAGCGCCACGCTTCAAAGCGCCACGCTTTTTCCAGATGGGCAACTATTATTCTGCCATTGACCAGGGCGTTCTCAACAACAATCCGAAACTTGTAAGAAATCCTTTCCACTAA
- a CDS encoding alpha-N-arabinofuranosidase: protein MKRLFFLPLVLSGGLTAFAQNEITVNADAAKLTISKQIYGHFAEHLGRCVYGGFYVGENSKIPNTAGVRNDVVAALKKLKIANLRWPGGCFADTYHWKDGIGPKDKRPSIVNTWWGGVTENNSFGTHDFLNMCELIGTDPYLAGNVGSGTVQELTDWVQYVNFAGESPMSNLRKQNGREKPWNVKYWGVGNEAWGCGGNMRPEYYADIYRKYATFMTGWTEGGIFRIASGASSDDYNWTEVLMKNIPRNMVAGLALHHYSVIEWSRKGPATGFTEEQYFTTMQRALQMDSLVIKHSAIMDKYDPNKRVALVVDEWGGWYDVEPGTNPGFLYQQNTMRDAMIAGVTLNIFHNHCDRVRMANLAQTINVLQAVLLTNEEKMILTPTYHVMEMYNVHQDAKLLPIAIKTKDYMLGNKKLPAVSCSASKDSLGATHISLVNIDAKNAQEITLNLKGGKYSGVTGRILASGKIQDHNTFENPEQVKPAAFSGASLKGSTLSVKLPPCSVVVLELK from the coding sequence ATGAAACGATTGTTTTTCCTTCCTTTGGTACTATCCGGTGGACTTACTGCTTTTGCGCAGAATGAGATCACTGTCAATGCCGATGCGGCCAAACTCACTATCAGCAAACAGATCTACGGTCATTTTGCCGAACACCTGGGTCGCTGTGTATATGGCGGTTTTTATGTGGGCGAAAACAGTAAGATACCCAACACGGCCGGCGTACGTAATGATGTAGTAGCAGCCTTAAAGAAATTAAAGATCGCCAACCTGCGCTGGCCGGGCGGTTGTTTTGCCGATACCTATCACTGGAAAGATGGCATTGGACCTAAAGACAAACGCCCTTCCATCGTGAATACCTGGTGGGGCGGCGTTACCGAAAACAATAGCTTCGGTACCCATGACTTTCTCAATATGTGCGAGCTCATCGGCACAGATCCTTACCTCGCCGGCAATGTAGGCAGCGGTACCGTACAGGAACTGACCGACTGGGTACAGTATGTAAACTTTGCGGGAGAAAGTCCCATGTCGAACCTGCGCAAACAAAATGGCCGTGAAAAACCCTGGAATGTAAAATACTGGGGCGTAGGCAATGAAGCCTGGGGCTGCGGCGGCAATATGCGTCCAGAATATTATGCAGACATCTATCGCAAATATGCCACTTTCATGACCGGCTGGACGGAAGGCGGTATCTTCCGCATTGCTTCCGGCGCCAGCTCCGACGATTATAACTGGACAGAAGTGCTGATGAAGAATATTCCCCGCAACATGGTGGCTGGCCTGGCCCTCCACCACTATTCTGTTATAGAATGGAGCCGCAAGGGACCTGCTACCGGCTTTACAGAAGAGCAATATTTCACTACCATGCAGCGCGCCCTGCAGATGGATTCGCTGGTGATCAAACACTCCGCCATCATGGACAAATATGATCCCAATAAGCGCGTGGCGCTCGTGGTGGATGAATGGGGCGGCTGGTATGATGTGGAACCCGGCACCAACCCTGGTTTCCTGTACCAGCAAAATACCATGCGCGATGCGATGATTGCCGGCGTGACCCTCAACATTTTCCACAACCATTGCGACCGTGTGCGCATGGCCAACCTGGCGCAAACGATCAATGTACTGCAGGCTGTGCTGCTCACCAATGAAGAAAAAATGATCCTCACGCCTACCTACCACGTGATGGAAATGTACAATGTGCACCAGGATGCCAAACTGCTGCCCATCGCCATCAAAACAAAAGACTACATGCTGGGTAATAAGAAACTGCCGGCCGTTTCTTGCTCCGCTTCCAAAGATTCATTGGGCGCCACCCATATATCACTGGTAAACATTGACGCCAAGAACGCGCAGGAGATTACCCTGAACCTGAAAGGCGGCAAATACAGCGGTGTTACCGGCAGGATATTGGCTTCCGGAAAGATACAGGATCACAATACCTTTGAAAATCCTGAGCAGGTAAAACCGGCAGCTTTCAGCGGCGCCTCCCTCAAAGGAAGCACCCTCTCTGTAAAGCTGCCACCCTGTTCTGTAGTAGTGCTGGAATTAAAATAA